In Macrobrachium nipponense isolate FS-2020 chromosome 36, ASM1510439v2, whole genome shotgun sequence, a genomic segment contains:
- the LOC135203434 gene encoding uncharacterized protein LOC135203434, with amino-acid sequence MKMNEHTHSASAASVQVAKVKANLKRRAEESQEVPSVLIYECIADVPSSVQESLPTLSSMKKIIRRKRNDISLAPANPTDLQQLEIPIAYKMYKPDNLAEENFFLADSGQGSNRIIIFGRESWKHYLVESTWFVDGTFNVARILFSQVFCILAKKFDGVQPILHILLTNTQRSTYVRMFEMVKSLVPNVRPQCIHCDFEQAAIGAMRKCFPGVKIRGCFFHLAQSMHRHIAAVGASRQYNTEPDFALKAKMILALTFVPHRDLGIYTEALADFLPQELLPILDWFEFTYIGIYTRRGSYRRAPLFPHDMWSQYETTLNDEDRTNNHAELLLNSELTTQPYGNS; translated from the coding sequence ATGAAGATGAATGAACACACCCATTCTGCTTCTGCAGCCAGTGTACAAGTTGCCAAagtgaaagcaaatttaaaacgcCGTGCAGAAGAATCACAGGAAGTACCTAGTGTtcttatatatgaatgtatagcTGATGTGCCTTCGTCAGTCCAAGAATCTTTACCAACGTTAAGcagcatgaagaaaataatacgaCGAAAAAGGAATGATATTAGCCTAGCGCCAGCAAACCCTACTGATCTTCAGCAGTTGGAGATTCCAATtgcatataaaatgtataaacctGATAACTTAgcagaagaaaatttttttttggccgATAGTGGACAAGGAAGTAATCGTATAATCATATTTGGACGGGAATCCTGGAAACATTATTTAGTAGAATCGACGTGGTTTGTGGACGGTACATTCAACGTAGCCCGTATTTTATTCTCTCAGGTATTTTGTATTCTGGCAAAAAAATTTGATGGAGTTCAACCAATTCTGCATATACTTCTAACAAATACGCAACGTTCAACTTATGTCCGTATGTTTGAAATGGTTAAATCATTGGTACCTAATGTAAGACCGCAGTGTATCCATTGTGACTTTGAACAAGCAGCTATTGGTGCTATGAGAAAATGTTTCCCTGGAGTCAAAATAAGaggttgtttttttcatttggcaCAAAGTATGCATAGACACATAGCTGCAGTTGGAGCAAGTCGTCAATACAACACCGAACCAGATTTTGCTTTAAAAGCCAAAATGATACTTGCTTTGACTTTTGTGCCACATCGTGACCTTGGCATCTACACAGAAGCACTTGCAGACTTTTTGCCTCAAGAACTGTTACCAATACTAGATTGGTTTGAATTTACCTATATTGGTATCTACACTAGGCGTGGCAGTTACCGAAGGGCACCTTTGTTTCCCCATGATATGTGGTCGCAATATGAGACAACTTTAAATGATGAAGATCGGACAAATAACCACGCAGAATTGCTTTTGAACTCGGAGCTAACCACCCAACCATATGGAAATTCATAG